One region of Paralichthys olivaceus isolate ysfri-2021 chromosome 12, ASM2471397v2, whole genome shotgun sequence genomic DNA includes:
- the rpap1 gene encoding RNA polymerase II-associated protein 1, with protein MLRRPKPSDSEADLLREQQQFLTSGAPSAANVIRRPDKRRGEAGEAGEGGGEQNGEDEGRQRDVVSIEDLPDQLPSLTPAPPKKSRFKASRVTFEDEDPEARLDRHDTHISAVLSRIVERDTSSTPISLPAFTGMAFPKVVHRTENSSQVPLSSAGGKKSIFARQIAAQRLKEGKTPLHCAAEPTEQNLPPESSMDTDLCDDAEPPLVSAPRLVSGQGLRVPDSSGETLRIHTENQARLQTMSQSEIQEEQNKLLTHLDPRLVEFVRSRKAQSVPSSAPPSKQPGGKSSKERCPLENVSRESGFSAAAVLSQKAQEVEMEGTEEEEEGKLPTPPAMMEEDLPVKPQKEWVHMDKLEPEKLEWMRDLPAPKRKGTRKEMQARFDFTGSLIPPTEDLPTHLGLHHHGEEPERAGYSLQELFLLSRSQVIQQRSLALSTLANILSKACAGKYQPVLKGSVTSTLLDAGLLFLLRFALDDSVEGVMSAAVHALKTLLVCAEDEECLDFTFSWFRGLASFPLLPSPQEEQDEEDEVLDEIMKETAKEKEERKSDHDVARQDVIKGLLKMKLLPRLRYILEVFRPSPRIVQDVLSILTRIARHSSSSATQVLDCPRLMETVMSEFLPTSWKAPSSPLPLSVYGLPQASAMKLLRVLATSGRHACARLLNSLGVRERLSCLLSAEVSELLLEPSEALRITTEAYRLWAVAAAYGQACNLYIDLYSALVKELQSVHRALNPSDHLLPLQLQRVLALLSLLTQVTHTAGCHQELQAGMVSSQGEECPPPPPVSWGHVTGLQTSLLGHLKGFVNSLENPVQKDSSLTLIPAYLVYLEAYYHQLSRQNCFKPVETLQELEQLTSEVLFPLFSHHVVQDLMRNLRSSSVVCNAQSSHQGPETTPSLPGLACPGWRDRPGLVGPSSPFPLLTSLSLLLQTVTGIHKGLSCKFSGLLLSEPVIVYLRSCSQATPTLSHTRWLLRHEHHLLYLLLRLAHRLVPCDVEVAKHASLYHQVALVLLPWLLPGSEYLAHELLSTIIFSKDFISEGHSGGPEAVELGELKLHEETHHHTSPSLQTVGALLREACVQLPSIRGCFLTHLAHLESSVLVSRDVFLGRNPWINSHLLPELTGPTLPSDWPFLPLLSLYERTGVPDGGALAVEELPHGALQMVTHCLQWLLLLEVWREEALKVIPPGAKLARLSCVFLCSSDLFLERPVQKLTWGLFRLLTRRSRLDSLDLNVPPPGLASFLDLYSALLAQYEAVSFGDRLFGCWVLLPLQRRYSATMRLAVFGEHMGMLRSLGVTLEQLSIPVERFTSPPEDSLPLLRLYFRSLVTGTLKLRWCPILYVVALSHVNSFIFSQDAAAQEVEAARHNMLRKIYYLTDEALRNHLLLFRLPQQNSESGFDVYEQLPPIRAKRLESVLGLQAAGMSKETE; from the exons ATGTTGAGACGTCCCAAGCCAAGTGACTCAGAGGCCGACCTCCtcagagaacagcagcagtttcTGACCTCTGGTGCCCCGTCCGCTGCCAATGTGATCCGCCGTCCGGACAAGAGGAGAGGCGAGGCTGGCGAGGCTGGCGAGGGAGGAGGGGAACAAAATGGGGAGGATGAAGGACGTCAGAGGGACGTGGTCTCTATAGAAG ATCTTCCAGACCAGCTCCCTTCTCTGACACCAGCTCCCCCAAAGAAGTCTCGCTTTAAAGCCAGCCGTGTCACCTTCGAGGACGAGGATCCTGAGGCGAGGCTGGACAGACATGACACTCACATCAGTGCTGTTCTCTCCAGGATCGTT GAGAGAGATACAAGCTCTACTCCAATCTCTCTACCAGCATTCACAGGCATGGCATTCCCCAAAGTAGTGCACCGCACAGAAAACAGCAGTCAG GTGCCGCTGTCCTCagctggaggaaagaaaagcatCTTTGCTCGACAGATCGCAGCTCAGAGACTAAAAGAAGGAAAGACACCGTTACACTGTGCAGCTGAACCCACTGAGCAGAACCTCCCTCCTGAGAGTAGCATGGACACAGATCTGTGTGACGATGCAG AGCCACCTTTAGTCTCTGCTCCTAGGCTGGTGTCTGGTCAGGGGCTCAGGGTCCCAGATAGTTCAGGGGAGACGCTGAGGATCCACACGGAGAACCAGGCCAGACTCCAGACAATGTCTCAGTCGGAGATACAAGAGGAGCAGAACAAACTCTTGACTCATCTTG ATCCGAGACTGGTGGAGTTTGTTAGATCTCGCAAAGCCCAGAGTGTCCCGTCCTCTGCCCCCCCATCCAAACAGCCCGGGGGCAAAAGCAGCAAGGAGCGTTGTCCTCTTGAAAACGTGAGCAGAGAGTCAGGCTTCTCCGCTGCCGCTGTGTTGTCTCAGAAAGCCCAAgaggtggagatggagggaactgaagaggaggaagaggggaaacTGCCAACACCACCTGCTATGATGG AGGAGGATCTGCCGGTGAAGCCTCAGAAAGAATGGGTCCACATGGATAAGCTGGAGCCAGAGAAGCTGGAGTGGATGAGAGACTTACCTGCACCAAAAAGAAAAGGAACTAGAAAG GAGATGCAGGCTCGGTTTGACTTCACTGGGAGCTTGATTCCACCCACTGAGGATCTTCCCACCCACCTGGGTCTGCACCATCATGGAGAGGAACCAGAG AGGGCAGGTTACTCTCTGCAGGAACTCTTCCTGCTCTCTCGGAGTCAGGTCATCCAGCAGAGGAGTCTGGCCCTCAGCACTCTGGCCAACATCCTCTCAAAG GCATGTGCTGGAAAATACCAGCCAGTTCTGAAAGGCAGCGTGACGTCCACTCTGCTCGACGCCGGCCTGCTCTTCCTGCTCCGCTTTGCTTTGGACGACAGTGTGGAGGGAGTGATGTCTGCAGCGGTGCATGCCCTGAAAACTCTTCTTGTGTGTGCAGAAGATGAA GAGTGTTTGGACTTCACCTTCTCCTGGTTTCGCGGCCTGGCCTCGTTCCCTCTGCTGCCGTCTCCTCAGGAGGAACAGGATGAGGAGGACGAAGTGCTGGACGAGATTATGAAGGAGACGGccaaggagaaggaggagaggaagagtgatCATGATGTGGCCAGGCAGGATGTTATCAAA ggtCTGCTCAAAATGAAACTGCTCCCCAGGCTACGATACATCCTTGAGGTTTTCCGACCATCTCCTCGAATCGTCCAGGACGTTCTCAGCATCCTGACTCGTATTGCGAGgcactcctcctcttctgccacTCAG GTGCTGGACTGTCCTCGCCTGATGGAGACAGTGATGTCTGAGTTTCTTCCCACCTCTTGGAAAGCCCCATCTTCacccctgcctctgtctgtttaTGGCCTCCCACAGGCCAGCGCCATGAAGCTGTTAAGAGTTTTGGCGACTTCTGGCAGACATGCCTGTGCCAGACTG TTAAACTCTCTGGGAGTGAGGGAGCGTCTGTCTTGTCTGCTCAGTGCTGAGGTcagtgagctgctgctggagcccaGCGAGGCCCTCAGGATCACCACTGAGGCCTACAGGCTGTGGGCTGTAGCAGCTGCGTACGGACAGGCCTGTAACTTATACAT AGACCTGTACTCAGCCTTagtgaaggagctgcagtcTGTTCACCGAGCGCTGAACCCCTCAGAtcatctgctgcctctgcagctccagcgGGTTTTGGCTCTGCTGTCTTTACTcacacaggtcacacacactgcaggatgCCATCAGGAGCTACAGGCCGGCATGGTCAG CTCTCAGGGTGAAGAgtgtccccctcctcctccagtgtcTTGGGGTCATGTCACAGGACTGCAAACATCCTTGTTGGGCCATTTAAAGGGATTTGTTAATAGCCTTGAGAATCCAGTTCAGAAAGACAGCAGCCTCACTCTGATCCCAGCTTACCTCGTCTACCTCGAAGCTTACTATCATCAACTCTCCAGACAG AATTGTTTTAAACCAGTGGAGACTCTTCAAGAACTGGAGCAGCTCACATCTGAGGTTCTGTTCCCGCTGTTTTCTCACCATGTTGTGCAAGACCTGATGAGGAACCTCAG ATCTTCTTCAGTGGTGTGCAATGCCCAGTCTAGTCATCAGGGCCCAGAAACCACTCCGAGCCTCCCAGGTTTGGCCTGCCCAGGCTGGAGGGATCGACCAGGCCTGGTGGGCCCCAGCTCTCCATTCCCTCTTCTCACAAGTCTGAGTCTCCTCCTGCAAACAGTCACAGGCATCCACAAAGGTCTCAGCTGTAAG TTCAGTGGTCTCCTCCTGTCAGAACCTGTGATTGTTTACCTTCGGAGTTGCAGTCAGGCGACACCCACCCTGTCTCACACCAGGTGGCTTCTGCGACATGAACATcacctcctctacctcctcctcagGCTGGCACACAGACTG gTTCCCTGTGACGTGGAAGTAGCGAAACATGCATCACTGTACCACCAGGTGGCGCTGGTTCTCCTGCCATGGTTGCTGCCAGGCAGTGAGTACTTGGCACATGAACTGCTCTCCACCATCATCTTCAGCAAGGACTTTATATC TGAGGGCCACAGCGGAGGGCCGGAGGCTGTAGAGCTGGGGGAGCTGAAGCTCCACGAGGAAACACATCACCAcacgtctccctccctccagacCGTTGGTGCTCTCCTGAGAGAAGCCTGTGTCCAGCTACCATCCATCCGGGGCTGCTTCCTCACTCACCTGGCCCATCTGGAGTCGTCCGTACTGGTGTCCCGAGACGTGTTCCTTGGCCGCAACCCTTGGATCAACTCCCATCTCCTCCCAGAGCTCACAGGTCCCACCCTGCCATCTGACTGGCCATTCCTCCCGCTTCTCAGCCTGTACGAAAGGACGGGTGTGCCTGATGGTGGAGCGTTAGCGGTGGAGGAGCTGCCTCATGGGGCTCTGCAGATGGTCACCCACTGTCtgcagtggctgctgctgctggaggtctGGAGAGAGGAAGCTCTAAAG GTGATCCCTCCGGGCGCTAAGCTCGCCCGCCTGtcctgtgtgttcctgtgttccAGTGACTTGTTCCTGGAGAGACCTGTTCAGAAACTGACCTGGGGTCTGTTCAGACTGCTGACCAG GCGCTCCAGGCTGGACTCTTTGGACCTGAATGTCCCTCCTCCAGGTTTAGCCTCCTTCCTGGACTTGTATTCAGCTCTTTTGGCTCAGTATGAAGCAGTGTCTTTTGGAGACCGACTCTTTGGCTGCTGGGTCCTCTTACCGCTGCAGAGGAGGTACAGTGCCACCATGAGACTGGCTGTGTTTGGAGAACATATGGGGATGTTGAGGTCACTGGGAGTCACCCTGGAGCAG CTGTCCATCCCTGTCGAGCGTTTCACCTCTCCCCCAGAagactccctccctctcctccgtctctACTTCCGATCTCTTGTAACCGGGACCCTGAAGCTCCGCTGGTGTCCGATCTTGTATGTGGTTGCTCTGTCTCACGTCAACTCCTTCATTTTTTCTCAGGATGCTGCAGCACAG GAGGTCGAAGCAGCTCGACACAATATGCTGAGGAAAATCTACTACTTGACTGACGAG GCTTTGAGGAACCACTTGCTGCTCTTCCGTCTTCCCCAGCAGAACTCAGAGTCTGGGTTTGATGTGTACGAGCAGTTGCCTCCCATCAGGGCAAAGCGTTTGGAGAGTGTGCTCGGGCTGCAGGCAGCAGGGATGTCAAAGGAGACTGAGTGA
- the LOC109628134 gene encoding transmembrane protein 151B, translated as MLSSDRDPAEDTTASAPSDAEGEEQEEQEEQEEQEEQEEEDPETGSDALEEQRPVQQSLGACVCRESHWRCLLLSLLMYSCVGAVAWCQFTRVTKISFNSALTSSFTASFTSSLRGASGMGGVGGHSMIYHDSPCSDGYIYIPLAFLLMLYVLYMVECWHCRARSELQCKSDVDSVYERVLRMQQAQPCIWWKAISYHFVRRTRQVTRYRNGDAYTTTQVYHERVNTHVAEGEFDYSHCGMKDVSHDLRGLEEHPAARLRFTKCFSFTEAGPENDYLNQRARFFSEIEGLDDYMEAREGMQLKNVDFRENLIAFVDPDSMPWYTSHVAFWLAALFMLSWPLRVLIEYRTAYVHYRIEKLFGLEYSSPSPLDEDRPVGNNITCTIPRVDTLDSTEMEWHIRCNRQVIPSYSEAMLINMSTANSNSLHDTECTSSSNCFLLDSSQAGQSYGALQRQDECEQCSEPPAQGVGRRTTITSSSCSSIFSCRGALFQSHLSSDTSRLSLCRMYGSHRTVALWRSHSSNLTDPCCVDEQCCRSDSSQLALSDSPPTYRDASFFPVLIVHRSEGCGSEDGREVRRYYIRRGSSCVETSL; from the exons ATGCTCTCCTCAGACCGGGACCCTGCGGAGGACACGACGGCCAGCGCTCCCAGTGATGCTGagggagaagagcaggaggagcaggaagagcaggaggagcaggaggagcaggaggaggaagatccAGAGACTGGGAGTGATgctctggaggag cagcGTCCAGTGCAGCAGTCCCTAGGCGCTTGTGTCTGCCGAGAGTCCCACTGGCGCTgcctgctgctctctctgctcATGTACAGCTGTGTGGGTGCGGTGGCCTGGTGTCAGTTCACCCGGGTCACCAAGATCAGCTTCAACTCtgccctcacctcctccttcacagcctccttcacctcctccctgcGGGGGGCGTCTGGGATGGGGGGCGTCGGAGGCCACTCGATGATCTACCATGACAGCCCCTGCTCTGACGGCTACATCTACATCCCCCTGGCATTCCTGCTCATGCTCTATGTGCTGTACATGGTGGAGTGCTGGCACTGCAGAGCCAGGAGCGAGCTGCAATGCAAGTCGGATGTGGACAGCGTGTACGAGCGCGTGCTGAGGATGCAGCAGGCCCAGCCCTGCATTTGGTGGAAGGCCATCAGCTACCATTTTGTGCGACGGACTCGGCAGGTCACACGATACCGTAACGGAGACGCCTACACCACCACGCAGGTGTACCACGAGAGGGTGAACACACACGTGGCAGAGGGAGAGTTTGACTACAGCCATTGTGGGATGAAGGATGTATCGCATGACCTCAGGGGCCTGGAGGAACATCCGGCTGCTCGCTTGCGCTTTACCAAGTGTTTTAGCTTCACAGAGGCAGGTCCAGAAAACGATTACCTCAACCAGAGAGCCAGGTTCTTCTCTGAAATCGAAGGTTTGGACGATTACATGGAGGCCAGGGAGGGAATGCAACTGAAGAACGTGGACTTCAGAGAAAACCTGATCGCCTTTGTGGACCCAGATAGTATGCCTTGGTACACTTCCCATGTTGCATTCTGGCTTGCTGCTCTCTTCATGCTGTCCTGGCCTCTGAGGGTCCTCATAGAGTACCGTACTGCTTACGTGCACTACCGCATAGAGAAACTATTTGGGTTAGAGTACAGCAGCCCGTCTCCTCTGGATGAGGACCGGCCTGTGGGGAATAATATCACTTGTACTATTCCACGAGTGGACACACTGGACAGCACTGAGATGGAGTGGCACATACGCTGCAACCGCCAGGTGATCCCCAGCTACTCAGAGGCCATGCTGATAAACATGAGCACAGCCAACTCTAACTCACTGCATGACACTGAGTGCACCTCGTCCTCCAACTGCTTCCTGTTGGACAGCAGCCAGGCAGGCCAGAGCTACGGTGCTCTCCAGAGACAGGACGAGTGCGAGCAATGCAGCGAGCCACCCGCACAAGGGGTAGGCAGAAGGACGACCATCACcagctccagctgctcctccatcttctcctgcCGGGGAGCACTGTTCCAGTCTCACCTCTCCTCGGACACGtctcgtctgtctctctgccgcATGTACGGCTCCCATCGCACTGTGGCGCTTTGGAGGAGCCACAGCAGCAACTTGACGGACCCCTGCTGCGTGGACGAGCAGTGCTGCAGGTCCGACTCCAGCCAGCTGGCCCTCAGTGACAGTCCGCCTACCTACAGGGACGCTAGTTTCTTCCCAGTTCTCATAGTGCATCGGTCGGAGGGCTGTGGCAGCGAGGATGGGAGGGAGGTGAGACGTTATTACATACGGAGAGGGTCATCCTGTGTGGAGACGTCTCTGTAA